Proteins from a single region of Leptolyngbyaceae cyanobacterium:
- a CDS encoding FecR family protein: MNTLTHLFRTPRRKILSLLLIAGILIVTAIPVWAGGAPSQSPRSGQSQQPYLVVTEMSGEVFYEYQPGLKAQERRAKVGDRLTKSGEGIRTGSGSRATLAVDRGIGSTQLSENTDLRVKNLNTSRNGATNTQLAMNRGRVRAKVRSFNNPRSNFSIQTPTGVAGVRGTEFIVIVLPNGETRISTLDGAVAVSAQNQTQEVRSGYSSTIVPGNSPTPPALTNANLRVSLELLPAPDTGKVRVSGVVNPINSVSLDEQILDLDTFGQFNTVVSLPADGRLRLIVRNPFGEEQLYELIAPGGN; the protein is encoded by the coding sequence ATGAACACACTCACTCATTTATTCAGGACACCTAGACGCAAAATCCTGAGCTTATTGCTAATTGCAGGTATTTTAATCGTTACTGCGATACCGGTTTGGGCGGGAGGAGCGCCCAGCCAAAGTCCGCGATCGGGGCAGAGCCAACAGCCTTATCTGGTAGTTACGGAGATGAGCGGTGAGGTATTTTACGAATATCAACCTGGTTTGAAAGCGCAAGAACGCCGTGCAAAAGTAGGCGATCGCTTAACTAAGTCGGGTGAGGGGATCAGAACTGGTAGCGGTTCTAGGGCTACCCTGGCAGTAGATAGAGGGATTGGTAGCACTCAACTTTCCGAAAATACCGATTTGCGAGTAAAAAATCTCAATACCTCTCGCAATGGAGCAACTAATACCCAGCTTGCCATGAATAGGGGTAGGGTACGTGCGAAAGTGCGATCGTTTAACAATCCGCGATCCAATTTTTCCATTCAAACACCGACGGGTGTAGCTGGAGTGCGGGGTACGGAATTTATCGTGATCGTTTTACCGAACGGCGAAACGCGAATCAGTACGTTAGATGGTGCAGTAGCCGTCAGCGCTCAAAACCAAACTCAAGAAGTGAGAAGCGGCTATTCTTCTACGATCGTTCCTGGTAATTCTCCCACACCCCCTGCCTTGACAAATGCTAATTTACGGGTCAGCTTAGAACTGTTACCCGCGCCAGATACCGGGAAAGTGCGGGTAAGCGGTGTAGTGAATCCGATCAATTCGGTTTCCTTGGACGAACAAATTTTAGATCTTGACACTTTTGGTCAGTTTAATACTGTAGTGTCACTTCCCGCTGATGGTCGTCTGAGGTTAATAGTTCGTAACCCGTTTGGAGAAGAACAACTGTATGAATTGATCGCACCGGGCGGCAATTAA
- a CDS encoding diguanylate cyclase gives MRNSLPFALPQAIEQHPLTVTPDTPATQAIALMSQTKSSCVLIVAPQQGEGKVFGKLLGIFTERDVVRVTAANLPLEQMAIGEVMTKQPFSIIEPQTHDTLNLLKLFRKHLFRHLPIVDDQGNLVGSISHQSIREVLKPADWMRLRRVSEVMTAEVIHASLSASVLEITQKMAQKRVSCIVIAKEPQTAPQTANNSEEFPLASLIPVGIITERDIVQFRALGLDLQHTKAEMVMSSPLLPIRPTDSLIVAHELMRKHRIRRLVVLEEGEKLLGLITQTSLLQALDPIEVDASIAALQRVIEERTTELVQTNQRLEIEIQERQQTESALRLSEARLAGILNIADDGIISIDEQMQVELFNQGAEKMFGYSAAEVLQQPIDMLLPSGFTKAHRQHIVSLCESADRTKNEAGRPIVWLRRKDRREFPAEASISKLVVKDEKVWTIILRDITNRVQAEEALRHQMSRERLMAKIALRIRQSLDIDTILNTTVAEVRQFLACDRVIVYRFQPDWSGVVAVESVGPGWVPILGTVVQDLCFKENYLERYERGRTEAIEDIYTSNINQCRIDLLSPFQVRANLVVPILKENRTTSEQLKVGLSDNSGTGLSNTLNSSSLLTPAQSTSPLWGLLGAHQCSRARRWQDWEIDLLKQLATQVAIAIQQGELYQQLLAANQQLVQLASLDGLTQLANRRRFDEYLNSEWRRLLREKQPISLILCDVDFFKAYNDAYGHLAGDFCLQQVANGIRQAVKRPADLVARYGGEEFAVILPNTPFAGAIHVAEQIRSQITDLRINHPQSLVSQYITLSLGVATTIPEDYQSSPDRLIGVADRSLYQAKARGRNTYAAENF, from the coding sequence ATGCGTAATTCTTTACCCTTTGCGCTTCCTCAAGCGATCGAGCAACATCCTCTGACTGTAACGCCTGATACACCTGCTACCCAGGCCATCGCCCTGATGAGTCAGACAAAATCCAGCTGCGTTTTAATCGTTGCTCCCCAGCAGGGTGAAGGGAAAGTTTTTGGCAAGCTGTTGGGGATTTTCACCGAGCGGGATGTCGTGCGAGTCACGGCAGCCAATTTACCTTTAGAGCAGATGGCGATCGGCGAAGTCATGACCAAACAACCTTTTAGCATCATCGAACCCCAAACCCACGATACTTTAAACCTGCTCAAACTATTTCGCAAACACCTATTTCGCCATCTGCCGATTGTAGACGACCAAGGTAATCTGGTCGGTTCGATCAGCCACCAAAGTATTCGAGAAGTATTAAAACCCGCTGATTGGATGCGATTGAGAAGAGTTTCGGAAGTAATGACCGCAGAAGTAATTCACGCTTCCTTAAGTGCATCCGTCTTGGAAATAACTCAAAAAATGGCTCAAAAGCGCGTGAGTTGCATAGTGATCGCAAAAGAGCCACAGACCGCTCCTCAAACCGCCAACAACAGCGAAGAATTTCCCCTCGCTTCTTTAATACCGGTAGGAATTATCACAGAGCGGGATATCGTACAATTTCGAGCCTTGGGATTAGATTTACAGCACACGAAAGCCGAAATGGTAATGAGTAGTCCCCTCTTACCGATTCGCCCCACGGATTCTTTGATCGTCGCTCACGAATTAATGCGAAAGCACCGCATTCGGCGGTTGGTAGTTTTGGAAGAAGGGGAAAAACTGCTGGGATTGATCACCCAAACTAGTTTGCTGCAAGCACTCGATCCGATCGAAGTCGATGCTTCGATCGCGGCTTTGCAACGGGTAATCGAAGAAAGAACCACAGAACTAGTACAAACGAATCAACGATTGGAAATTGAAATTCAAGAACGCCAGCAAACAGAATCGGCATTACGTTTATCAGAAGCTCGTTTGGCCGGAATTCTCAATATCGCTGACGATGGCATTATTTCGATCGACGAACAAATGCAAGTCGAACTTTTCAATCAAGGTGCAGAAAAAATGTTCGGCTACAGTGCGGCGGAAGTTTTACAGCAACCGATCGATATGCTCTTACCTTCTGGCTTCACGAAAGCCCATCGCCAGCATATCGTCAGTTTATGCGAATCTGCCGATCGCACCAAAAACGAGGCAGGGCGTCCGATCGTTTGGCTGCGTCGCAAAGATCGTCGCGAATTCCCCGCCGAAGCTTCCATTTCCAAGTTAGTTGTCAAAGATGAAAAGGTTTGGACGATTATCCTGCGGGATATCACCAATCGAGTACAAGCGGAAGAAGCGCTGCGCCATCAGATGTCACGGGAAAGATTGATGGCCAAAATAGCCCTCCGCATTCGCCAATCTTTAGATATAGATACTATTCTCAATACCACAGTTGCAGAAGTACGCCAGTTTCTAGCTTGCGATCGGGTGATCGTTTATCGCTTTCAGCCTGACTGGAGTGGAGTAGTAGCAGTAGAATCCGTTGGCCCTGGCTGGGTTCCCATCTTGGGAACGGTAGTTCAAGACCTCTGCTTTAAGGAAAATTATTTAGAACGTTACGAACGAGGACGCACCGAAGCGATCGAAGATATTTATACTTCCAACATCAATCAATGCCGGATCGATTTATTATCTCCCTTCCAAGTTAGAGCCAATTTAGTAGTTCCCATTCTCAAAGAAAATAGAACTACATCAGAACAACTGAAAGTAGGATTAAGCGACAATTCCGGAACGGGTTTATCCAATACATTAAATTCCTCCTCATTGCTAACACCCGCTCAATCAACTTCTCCCCTTTGGGGACTGCTGGGCGCTCATCAATGTTCGCGAGCAAGACGGTGGCAAGATTGGGAAATCGATCTGCTCAAGCAATTGGCAACACAAGTTGCGATCGCCATCCAACAAGGAGAACTATATCAACAATTATTAGCCGCCAACCAGCAACTAGTTCAACTAGCATCTTTAGACGGATTAACCCAACTAGCCAACCGTCGCCGCTTTGACGAATACCTCAATTCAGAGTGGCGACGCTTGCTCAGAGAAAAGCAACCGATCTCCCTCATTCTCTGCGATGTAGACTTTTTCAAAGCTTACAACGATGCCTACGGACACTTAGCAGGAGACTTTTGTTTACAGCAAGTCGCTAACGGCATTCGCCAAGCCGTCAAACGCCCAGCTGATTTAGTCGCCCGTTATGGCGGTGAAGAATTCGCCGTCATTCTGCCCAATACTCCCTTCGCAGGTGCAATTCACGTAGCCGAGCAAATCCGCTCCCAAATCACAGACCTGAGAATCAACCATCCTCAATCTCTAGTCAGCCAATATATCACCCTCAGTTTGGGCGTCGCCACCACCATTCCAGAAGACTATCAATCCTCTCCCGATCGACTGATCGGTGTCGCCGATCGATCTCTCTATCAAGCAAAAGCACGAGGACGCAATACCTACGCAGCAGAAAATTTCTAA
- the hypE gene encoding hydrogenase expression/formation protein HypE: MEKDTEFSLNCPIPIQQYPNILLAHGGGGKLMHQLIEKMFVSTFGTPKNIQHDAAALTLSANKIAFTTDSYVVRPLFFPGGDIGSLAIHGTVNDLAMAGANPLYLSVGFILEEGLPMETLWQVVRSMQQAAKIANVQIITGDTKVVDKGKGDGIFINTAGIGIIEHSQTISPQSVQPGDVLILNGDIGRHGIAIMAVREGLEFETTIESDSAPLADLVMKLIESGVEIHCMRDLTRGGLASTLNEIALARNIGISINESAIPVREDVQGACEILGFDPLYVANEGRFIAFVPASYIEKALTVMRSHPLGSEAAVIGRVTEDNSSLVTMQSKIGATRIIDMLSGEQLPRIC, encoded by the coding sequence ATGGAAAAAGATACAGAATTCAGTTTGAATTGTCCGATACCGATTCAGCAATATCCCAACATTTTGCTGGCGCATGGTGGCGGTGGTAAATTAATGCACCAGCTAATCGAAAAAATGTTTGTATCTACGTTTGGTACGCCTAAAAATATACAGCACGACGCAGCAGCGCTGACTCTCAGCGCCAATAAAATTGCTTTTACCACGGATTCTTATGTTGTCCGTCCCTTGTTTTTTCCCGGTGGTGATATCGGTTCTTTAGCAATTCACGGAACAGTTAACGATTTAGCAATGGCTGGTGCTAATCCCCTTTATCTTAGCGTTGGCTTTATTTTAGAAGAAGGACTGCCGATGGAAACCCTTTGGCAAGTCGTTCGATCGATGCAGCAAGCCGCAAAAATAGCCAACGTGCAAATTATCACGGGTGATACGAAAGTAGTTGATAAAGGTAAGGGAGACGGCATTTTTATTAATACTGCCGGTATCGGTATTATCGAACATTCTCAAACAATTTCTCCTCAGTCTGTTCAACCTGGCGATGTCTTGATATTGAACGGCGATATCGGTCGTCACGGCATTGCTATCATGGCAGTGAGAGAAGGATTGGAATTTGAAACTACCATTGAAAGTGATTCTGCACCCTTAGCAGATTTAGTGATGAAACTAATTGAATCTGGGGTAGAAATTCACTGTATGCGCGATTTAACTCGCGGTGGTTTAGCCAGCACTTTAAATGAAATTGCTTTAGCGAGAAATATTGGTATTTCCATAAATGAAAGCGCGATTCCCGTGCGAGAAGACGTGCAAGGTGCGTGCGAAATTCTCGGTTTCGATCCGCTTTACGTAGCCAATGAAGGACGATTTATTGCGTTTGTTCCTGCTTCATATATTGAGAAAGCTTTAACAGTAATGCGTTCCCATCCTTTAGGAAGTGAAGCGGCAGTTATTGGCAGAGTTACAGAAGATAATAGCAGTCTTGTTACGATGCAGAGTAAAATTGGTGCTACCCGCATTATTGATATGTTGAGTGGTGAACAATTACCGCGTATTTGTTAA
- a CDS encoding SH3 domain-containing protein yields MNLINKKQFVFLGAISCLLLSFSLPIKADVGDPNGINNQPETGWSLWQRWPKINDVDFEIGLSNMDLGGMMDFENACFGEVGTDNTEKKKAETYWFRVNDNIDRYGMGEVKVGCWENDQFKHTITVTAIKKYLSWEDVYCRRVQTRDRNGLVIRSQPNINARSLRRLRNGQTVEISNVPPNITTENNRNWVEVRTPVEGWISNGMVGGEENLKFCRQR; encoded by the coding sequence ATGAATTTAATTAATAAGAAGCAATTTGTTTTTCTAGGAGCGATTTCTTGCTTATTACTATCTTTTTCACTACCTATCAAAGCCGATGTTGGCGATCCCAATGGAATAAATAATCAACCGGAGACAGGCTGGAGTTTGTGGCAGCGTTGGCCAAAAATCAATGATGTCGATTTCGAGATCGGTCTTTCCAATATGGACTTAGGCGGGATGATGGATTTTGAGAATGCTTGTTTTGGCGAAGTTGGCACTGACAATACAGAGAAGAAAAAGGCAGAAACTTATTGGTTTAGAGTTAATGATAATATCGATCGATATGGAATGGGAGAAGTAAAAGTAGGCTGTTGGGAAAATGACCAATTTAAACACACTATTACAGTGACGGCAATTAAAAAATACTTGTCTTGGGAAGATGTTTACTGCCGACGAGTGCAAACACGCGATCGAAATGGTTTAGTCATTCGTTCTCAACCTAATATTAACGCTCGTTCTCTCAGACGTTTGAGAAACGGACAAACAGTAGAAATTTCTAATGTTCCACCTAACATTACTACTGAGAATAACCGGAATTGGGTTGAAGTGAGAACTCCTGTAGAAGGTTGGATTTCTAATGGAATGGTGGGTGGTGAAGAAAATCTGAAATTTTGTAGGCAGCGTTAA
- a CDS encoding adenylate/guanylate cyclase domain-containing protein: MAAKSLIWPLKRYFWDRSPWVTGTVATLFSLGMWYLGGWEPLERVGYNALFKIREFGLLPQQDWDRRIAVIAIDEASLNKYGQFPWQRDLYIPFLEVLTKSNPAAIGFDIKFVDPSPEDAEFAKAIEENGTVVLPRAWDDKGNALVPVPQLSEVATNQGQISRQVDRDGITRKAPIWVNGPADSIGGLGLAMIEVYNLYHPNNPVNLPQPIKTEPLQNVWINWPGKVKVSSTDPQQTSPKTYSFVAVAEGKINPNDLAGKFILVGFTATALQDPLQTPYNIEPPTSGVYFHAAVIDNLLNQRLLQKLPIGGEIGIIILLGSTATWLLFKRDLQGRIAIILLLPIAWLAIAVGAFTFYQWWIPIAAPIGTIMLAGVGVQLREQYEKQQLMSLFEKHVAPETASLIWERKEEIIEDGKLQAQELIATVLFMDIRSFTTISEQLQPRHLLGWLNQYLDTMTNCIMDHGGVVDKYIGDAIMAVFGVPFPRTKPEEIQQDAMNAIAASLAMHERLKQLNQRLKAAGKPEIQFGIGIHTGLLIAGSVGGSRRLNYSVLGDTVNIAARLEAMNKELTADKPYKILLTNETFDYVSDRYHGQQVTTIQLRGRKQDTMIYTIVGKK; this comes from the coding sequence ATGGCAGCTAAAAGCTTGATTTGGCCGTTGAAGCGCTACTTTTGGGATCGCTCTCCTTGGGTGACGGGAACAGTAGCGACGCTGTTTTCTTTGGGAATGTGGTATTTGGGCGGTTGGGAACCCTTGGAAAGAGTGGGTTACAATGCTTTATTTAAAATTCGCGAATTCGGTCTTTTGCCTCAACAAGATTGGGATAGGAGAATTGCGGTAATTGCGATCGATGAAGCGAGTTTAAATAAGTACGGTCAATTTCCTTGGCAGCGCGATCTCTATATTCCCTTTTTGGAAGTTTTAACCAAATCTAACCCGGCTGCGATTGGTTTTGATATTAAATTTGTCGATCCCAGTCCTGAAGATGCCGAATTTGCCAAAGCAATCGAAGAAAACGGTACTGTCGTTTTACCAAGAGCTTGGGATGATAAAGGAAATGCTCTCGTTCCCGTACCCCAATTAAGCGAAGTTGCCACCAATCAAGGTCAGATTTCCCGTCAAGTTGACCGGGATGGTATCACTAGAAAAGCACCGATTTGGGTAAATGGCCCAGCGGATTCAATTGGTGGGCTTGGCTTAGCGATGATAGAGGTTTATAACCTATATCATCCCAATAATCCAGTTAATTTACCCCAGCCAATCAAAACCGAACCTTTGCAAAATGTCTGGATAAATTGGCCTGGTAAAGTAAAAGTTTCCTCTACCGATCCGCAACAAACATCTCCCAAAACATATTCTTTTGTAGCTGTGGCAGAAGGTAAAATTAATCCCAACGATCTGGCAGGAAAATTTATTTTAGTTGGCTTTACTGCTACTGCTTTGCAAGATCCCCTGCAAACACCTTACAATATAGAGCCACCTACTTCCGGCGTTTATTTTCATGCAGCAGTAATTGATAATTTATTGAATCAAAGATTACTACAAAAACTGCCGATCGGTGGGGAAATAGGCATAATTATTTTGCTTGGATCGACGGCAACTTGGCTGCTATTTAAGCGAGATTTACAAGGCAGAATAGCGATTATTCTTTTGTTACCTATTGCTTGGTTGGCGATCGCAGTAGGGGCTTTCACGTTTTATCAATGGTGGATTCCGATTGCTGCACCAATTGGCACTATTATGTTAGCTGGTGTTGGCGTACAACTGCGAGAACAATATGAAAAACAACAATTAATGAGCTTGTTTGAAAAGCACGTTGCTCCGGAAACAGCTAGCTTAATTTGGGAGCGGAAAGAAGAAATTATTGAAGATGGAAAACTGCAAGCGCAAGAACTGATCGCTACGGTTCTTTTTATGGATATTCGCAGTTTTACTACTATTTCCGAGCAATTGCAACCGAGACATTTACTAGGCTGGCTGAATCAATATTTGGATACCATGACTAACTGTATTATGGATCATGGTGGGGTAGTTGATAAATATATTGGCGATGCGATTATGGCAGTGTTCGGCGTACCTTTTCCGCGCACTAAACCAGAGGAAATTCAGCAGGATGCCATGAATGCGATCGCAGCTAGTCTCGCCATGCACGAACGCCTCAAACAGCTAAATCAGCGCTTAAAAGCGGCAGGTAAGCCGGAAATTCAGTTTGGGATCGGCATTCACACGGGATTGCTGATTGCCGGAAGCGTTGGGGGTTCTCGACGGCTCAATTACTCGGTTTTAGGAGATACCGTTAATATTGCCGCTCGTTTGGAAGCAATGAATAAAGAGTTGACGGCTGACAAACCTTATAAGATTTTACTCACCAATGAAACTTTTGATTATGTTAGCGATCGCTATCACGGTCAACAAGTAACAACCATTCAACTCAGAGGACGCAAACAAGACACGATGATTTACACTATTGTAGGGAAAAAGTAG